The DNA segment caaatgttgaatGATACTCTTTGGCTTGGACACTCCCAGATTCTAATTTCATAGCAAGAACATGAATCCTGCCTTGTAGTAGATACTTTTGATTAGTGTTTTCCTTCCATGTACTGCATCACTGTGATTATCAGTGACCACCTGTCTGTGTATACACACTGGTGCATGACAACATATGATATTTTTTGAGAAGAATGAAGTAGACATaaatcaatattccagtcatattaCACTTTCGAATCTTTCGATTGCAGCATGTACATCTGATCTGcacatggaaatatttcataagcCTAATGTATTTGAAAAAGATATCGCATGAAGAGTTATTTAGGTGCAAAGAATTTACATAAACAACAAAGTAtagaaatgctttcaaacacagaaaattgatttttcaaaatcatttgaagtcaaatttttctcctcacacacacacacacacacacacacacacacacacacacacacacacacacacacacatctcttCAAAAATGCTGATAACATTTGCTTATTGACTAAAATCTCAGTAGTGCCTGATCATAAGCGAGTTCACAAAGAAATTTATCATTGATTTATTAGTCACTTCTGCCCAGTAGTATGTTGATCTAACGACTCAAAAAAATATTCTTTACTAGATTCTTTTTGGCTTGTTTGGCTACCGACGTAGACACTGTTGGTACAATATTTGTAATCTGTGTGGATCTGATGTGTACAGTTTCTTTGCCTTATGATTATCTTCATTTATCCTTAGCATTTCCCCCTTTTAGCTTGCTGTCGCTGCTGCTGCTTGTCTCATGTGTCACACCTCATTCAAACTGTGCACTTATTCACATTTGGACATTTTGTTAACATATCTCTTTCACTAGTGTGTGTTCATTTCTCACAGTATTACATAACCACAAATATGTGGTTTTATCCTGTGTTCTGAAAGTTATAGTTGTGATAGAACAttcattgttgttttgtgtATCATAGTGGGACAAATGTGTGGATGTCCATTGTTTAAGTAAACTAACTAGTAATTGTTGATGTTTGGTGTAAGTTAACAATAGGAAATAAATGTTCCTGTAATTAAACTTTAGCCACTCAATTCTTTATTGTAAAATTGGAAATGCAAAATAAACAGTATCCAAATAATAGTATCAAAGATTAAATGGAAAAGTCAGTGTTTTTAAACTgtgagagaaagaaaacaatagTATGAGTAAGATATGAACTAAGTGTTTGGACCACAAGTGCACATGGTAGATGAGAAGCTTTTATCTGTTACTGTTAGACTTTATCTGACCTGTTCCAGATGAAGGTGAAAAcaggcagcagcagcagcggcaaGGGGGTGAGTGCTCACCTCGCCCTCACCACTGTGAACTAAGGGTACCTGTGGAGATTCCTGAGGGGGACAGCAGCTGTCCGTCCGACCCTGAGAGTACAAGCTCGCAAAATCCCTGTAGCCCTGGTTGCTGTAGTCCCTCATCTCTCTCCAGTGATGTTGTTTTATGTAATAGAAACAGTATACGTGTTGAAAGTTGGGTTCTAACACCACCACCTTGTTTTACAGggaggagaaaaagaaacaCCGGAGTAGCTGATAGCCCCATGGAAAACTTACTAATTGAACACCCAagtatgtctgtatataattCTTACGGTGGTGACAGCACCGGTGAACTTAGCAACCAATCAGAGTCTTCCAGTGATGTAGACATGGAAGATGAAAATGTTGCTCGAATGACTCCCAATCAGGTGGTGCACCAAGCTCCTCGTAGGCCACATGCTGTAGCTGCACGTGCAGGGATGCTTGCACATGTTCAAAACGTTAAGATTGCTCAACGAAAACATCGGTTGCAGGAGTGTAAGCATATGAACAAGAAGAGCTTAGAGAAATCCAACAAGGTGAAAGAGTTCCAATCTCTAGGCAAACGACAGAGCCAACGCAACCGCACCCTTCGTCCATCTGGTTGTATGAATGGCCGTATTGGCCAGAGGAAATTCTGAAGTCCATGCTCTACCGGTGAAATGTTTCCTCGCCTTGTTTAGAGATTAAATATCCCCAGAAGTTTATGACTTTATGTATATTAGAATTTGTAATTATCAATATTGTTATTTATACACCTttatgatgtttgtgttttatgtaTATTGAGGTGAGTAATAtggaaaataataattattgttcaGACTGAAAGTTCATGTCCTTTGCTGCAGTAAAAGTTAAGAGTGATGGCATCTAacacttgtgtatgtgtgtaaaaATGAGGGAAATACTGGGAAAAAAATCCAGCAAaacaaaaacccacaaaaaTAACTTTTATGAGGTTCCAGTTTctgttgtattgtttgtttttctcatGTATGTTAATGTCATGTTACAATGGTTCTGTATGTCCAAACAATGGCACATATGCATTATATGTGTATAATGTATATAGTTGGCATATTCCCAATTCACAGCCATGGTGTTCGGAAGTTAACGTCTGTGTCAGTACTGAAGCCCttgttaatttgttttatgttaATGTGGTTCAAAGGGTTATTTTTCAAGTTTATTGTCTGCTCGAATTGTTACTGCATTCATAATGTTAATCAAGGgaatattttataaaatgtttGGGTACTGTTTTGTCTAACTATATTGTTATCATGTCAGCCCAAAAGATTCAAAGGTTTAGATGAACAACATACATTTTACAGGCTATTTCTACATCAATTATTGGAGTATTTAATGTTTTACATGTATTCAAACTGTAGTtacatttgtttaattttgaCAGTTATATATAGTTCTCTATCCATACTAATGAATTTTATTTGCTGCATGGGTAGACCAGAGATTTAATGGCATTGAGTAAAATCGTTTGATATATCAAAGAATGAATGGCCACCCCATACTGACAGATTGACAAAAACACAACTGTTGTGATGGTTGAATTATTGCTTATCACTGGAGACAAATGTTTTACTTCAGGGAACAAACAAAAGCACAATGTGATTACCCAGACATCAGACAGAATTGTCATTGCTGTGAACAGAGGTCTTGGAGACTGTTGAACTGTTATATCAATGTTGCTAAACAGTCAACACTTTTAAGACTTCATATCATTGAGATATTGATGTGTTACTTAAGTTCAGGATTTAACCGTTCATGCTTACCTACAATATTCATGTACATCAGACAGTATGACCAATACCTCCAATTCAATGTTATTTTAGTGATCTGCTTTAGTGAGCTGCTAAATGCCAATCTGATTACCAAGGTGCTTAAACTGAACACTGCTTTTCAAGTTGTACATAGAACATTGTGTATTACTGCCATCATCAGCCAATAAGTGTACATACCTGTGATATACTGCAAATTACATCATCACCGTCAGACAAAACTGGTGCTAAGTTATCTAGGCACATGGCCCACCCACTTGCAACATGGCCCTCTCTTGTCCACCCATTCAACCTTGTGTGACTGCTGTACACTCTGCAGTCTCTGTCCTGTGTTACTTTCTTTTAGACTAATTGTTACACTGACTAGGTTTAAGGACTTTCTTCTTACTATGTTCTTGTGTGGAAGTGAATATCCTTCAGGTATGTTCGGCTCTTGTGACATGTTTGTATTTAGAACAATTTGACAATGTTGGCATCGACTGATATGTCTTGAGTTGACACTGCATGTGAAAATTTTAGATTAAAACTTGACATACTACCACTTGTCTTTTTGTAAATCTTTTCTTCATTTAGAattattttaatgaaaataaaacaaatttaaCTAAATATGAAATGCATGCCTTTATGATGTATACTATTTTCCTTCACCAATATGACAAAGTCAGTATTTTAAATTAGAAAATACATTACAATAATATACACAAATAATGTCACCTATTGAGTAGaaataacattttcatgtatctaatttttatatttaaaaaaacaacaacttacTTTGTCACTTGTGGAAAAGGTGTTTGTTTAGACAGATACCTAGCTTTGATGCCTAAAATTACCTAGAGATCTATTTGGTGTTTTAGTGGCACATACATGGCGGCACTGTCTTCAGACTGCTTTGCCCTAAGTCCTGTTTATGTCCTGCTGTATAGCATTAGTAGTCTGTATCGCATAGTTGCAATGTAGAtgatataaacaaataaaataactCTGCATCACTCCTAGGAAATATGTAGCTGTactaagaacacacacacaaaaatacagttGAAAACACTTAAGAAATTGCTGTTAGGGTCATCAGTTAATAATTTGGATTACAGCATCATTAATCTTTTCAATGCAACCTGTCcaatgatttcccccaaattgTTCACACTGAAGGCATGATGATGAGAAGACTTGTTAATTACAACTACTCCAAAGGGATCCAAGTGGCCAGCTGTCATATTTTGTCTTAGCTCCTTAGCATCGTGGTTGTTTACCATGATATATCTACTATATTGATGGGTCAGGTGAGAAGTAAGAGCTTCATTTTTTTATGCATTTCAGTTATAAAGTACTGGGATACTTAAGGATAGTGTGACAACAAGGATTCCTCTCACCACCAATCAAACCATGTCTTATGTAAAGGTACACTATGGCGATGATCAACCTAGCGTTATGAAATGTGAATTAATAATACAGTGATGCCAGGCCACCAGCTACCCTGCTGTTGTCACTTGTTTAGCAAGCATGACCTTACTATGGTGTGTGCACCTGTGCAGCAAGTCTCATCTGTTCACTAATCTGTTGTTGACACTGAGCCAGCTTGCCACTATTGAAGTCTAATCTTGTTCCAGTCGCTCTGTGACTTCTGTACATAGACACCTTCTATGATACCCATGTTATGGCTCAATATGAACTATATGAAACTGAAAGGCAGCTTTTCCCCATTTGTTGTTAagagcatgtttttttttttaaattagagAATTCTGTATGATATCAGGCTATTAATTTTGCTGTAAGCTGAACATGTTGATGAGGACATTAATGCAATTTGTATTTATTCATAAATGtcatattgtgtgtgtgttgaagttgTTATTCCTTCTGTGAATGATCTGCAGAGAGGCAAGAATGTTTGTGTCTGAGTAGCTGTGTGATGCAGGTTTACAAAAACAGTAATAAACTTCTTCTTTTCAAGTTATATccattgtttgttgtatttaCATACAGTGACTGTAAGCACAGTGGAGTGACTTATGAGGAATTTAGTTTGTGCCCTGACACACAACCTTGATTATTCAATATTTCCTTTCTGCAGTAGTACCCCTGCAGCATCATCATGGTGTTGACTGTGATGTCATATTGTTATCTCTCGGCTCACAAACTTCACACAGACTTTATCTCACTCATGAGCTCAAAATAAACTACCAATCAAAATGCCACTTCAGAAGGTACATTCTGCACAGCAAGTCAAAGCTACAGCATCAACTGTACAAAAGCAAATCACAAATATGTTCAACTGGTAGATGTTCTTTTGTTGAAAGATGTTTGAGTTGCAACTAAAATTTGAATAGTAAAACACACTTTAACTGGATATGTATTTATCACAAATCGGACAAAAAGGTAGAATGATATGATGCTAATTGTGGATTAGTGATTTTAGAGATCAAATccataacattttttcattcaaacCAACTGCAGCCTGTTCTCTTACAGTGGAGATAAGATTGATACACATAGCAGCTTTTCAAACCCTTCATTCTACCATGCCTGTGATTCAATAGGTATGTCCCTTGATGAGAAGCAAGACATGTCTTGATAATTTGGTAATGGACTGACTCATAAGTAGAGCTGCAATGATTGACATTTGTACAGAAGCAGCTTATTTGAGATTATACATATTTGCTGGAAATTGTGAATCCATGACAGCATATTGGGGGATGGCACTTACGTTTATGGTTGCGTTAGCTTCTTATATATATGATAAATTATATTTCACTAAAACACACAATTTGGGTTCAATTTTATTATTCCTCTTTGTTAAGTTGAAGGCTTTTGCTTACACTGGTTACTCCTAAAGATCGTCACAAAATCCCAGTCTCATTCTAATGCCTTAAAAGGATTACAACATGAAGCTGATGCACATACTTCGTTTTCAACATTTCTGGGTATACAGTTTTGACTATTTATGATCCAGGACTCGAAAACCTGTTCAAAGAAATCCTATCTAACAGAGATATGTTAAGGTCACAGcaaacattgctcaaacttGAGGAAACTCCAGATCAAGCCATTTTTCTAATCAGTAAATAAACTGAAATGACTTGTAAACAGTTTCATTCAGGAAGTAATGTACACAAGGAACAAAGACTCCATATTTGTAAGACAGCTTGAGCTTGTGACAAGGAATTCATGTTTCAAACTGTCTCCCTAAGATACCAGCCAACATCAGGTTACGTTTCAATTTCACTGAACAGGACTTAAGATTGCTTCAGTGTGAAAGCAAAACCATTCAATTTGACATGCTTTGGACCTCTGTCTGATAGTTATCACCACAACTGAAAGTGACCTTTCATTCAGTCAAATTTTGAGACATCTGAGTAGAATTCATAGTATTGTAAACAAAGGTTATAACAAACTCAAAGGGACCATTATTGGTATAACCATTGTTTGTTATATGAGTTTCAACTAAAATATACAACAAATAGGCAGGACTCCTAAATTAGTCTGCAATATCCATCGGTTTGTTTTAAGCTTGTTCATTATAACTAAAGTGACTGTACATATGTTCTGTGGTGCTGAAACTTCTGACACCATGATAATATTTTGCCCATTCTTCATGATGATGCTTCATAATCCAATTCTAACATTTAAGACATGGTTTGTGACAGTGATTGGGACGAATGTATTATTCAAAACAGACAGGAGACATTAAAGATGTTAATGAATCTGTGGAAGTAGATCAGAAACCATGCCATGCAGCTACTGGTGGGCTTTGAGTGAATGTACTGTGTTGATGTAGAGTATCAATTTTCTACTGCTGTTGAGTGTTCCACTAGAATGTGGGACAGGACTAGAACATGATAAATCTAGAATAGCATGCAGGATTAGTCCATGCTAGAACTTGGAACAAATCTGGAGTAGAACAAGCATAGCAATAATGATGTCATCACAATACACTCCATCAGTAAAGTGTCATAAACACTGGAAAAACACAACAACAGAATTTAGCATGGAGTTTTTATTTAACAATTTTCATGGCAGCATCTTGCATAACAATCCACTGTATGGAGTAGTACATAATTTGATCACAGCCATATATAGTAAGTTCCAGACCATTAAACACTTGTAAACTGTGTCACAGCCTTGATAAATAGTGACAGTTTATTAATGGAAACAGATTACAACCTAAATATA comes from the Haliotis asinina isolate JCU_RB_2024 chromosome 12, JCU_Hal_asi_v2, whole genome shotgun sequence genome and includes:
- the LOC137257826 gene encoding tumor protein p53-inducible nuclear protein 2-like isoform X2, encoding MFSGVANLLFGSSSTEPETEVKEVDVPTRDAELGWVVVDLPSSEKSSNEGENRQQQQRQGGRRKRNTGVADSPMENLLIEHPSMSVYNSYGGDSTGELSNQSESSSDVDMEDENVARMTPNQVVHQAPRRPHAVAARAGMLAHVQNVKIAQRKHRLQECKHMNKKSLEKSNKVKEFQSLGKRQSQRNRTLRPSGCMNGRIGQRKF
- the LOC137257826 gene encoding tumor protein p53-inducible nuclear protein 2-like isoform X1 is translated as MFSGVANLLFGSSSTEPETEVKEVDVPTRDAELGWVVVDLPSSEKSSNEGENRQQQQRQGGECSPRPHHCELRVPVEIPEGDSSCPSDPESTSSQNPCSPGCCSPSSLSSDVVLCNRNSIRVESWVLTPPPCFTGRRKRNTGVADSPMENLLIEHPSMSVYNSYGGDSTGELSNQSESSSDVDMEDENVARMTPNQVVHQAPRRPHAVAARAGMLAHVQNVKIAQRKHRLQECKHMNKKSLEKSNKVKEFQSLGKRQSQRNRTLRPSGCMNGRIGQRKF
- the LOC137257826 gene encoding tumor protein p53-inducible nuclear protein 2-like isoform X3, with the protein product MFSGVANLLFGSSSTEPETEVKEVDVPTRDAELGWVVVDLPSSEKSSRRRKRNTGVADSPMENLLIEHPSMSVYNSYGGDSTGELSNQSESSSDVDMEDENVARMTPNQVVHQAPRRPHAVAARAGMLAHVQNVKIAQRKHRLQECKHMNKKSLEKSNKVKEFQSLGKRQSQRNRTLRPSGCMNGRIGQRKF